The following proteins come from a genomic window of Lytechinus pictus isolate F3 Inbred chromosome 1, Lp3.0, whole genome shotgun sequence:
- the LOC129254318 gene encoding putative leucine-rich repeat-containing protein DDB_G0290503, translated as MDILKLRDLLMELVEELKITRAEVTENEDRIQQLVNECHDKERKLEEEALMALSLRDKHIETEDILSKTSDDKMKHLESEKSKLQLAVEGWEKEIKTMKEVVRALELSKYNQDKTVRELQHRLQTQERNKTAHAEQVLDIDNKCKGLQKDMTFYRDALGILKREVSEAGVLNMKLTATNIHQSCEISSLKEDLNKKQQDIIKLRAHVTGMPDKESNKREMIELQIEELTKELKQVALINQDLKTQYEEGRRANQVTQAQLQECQDLLQRFMTSTDELKKRTTQQETQIATLMKENTDVSERHSRAKSEIAELRQVMNERDSKKKTEVLRLEEENEKMKNDLSKVRKTVLNLENINASWASKNHAITKEMEDLKMKLESSSAELDKMKLPIHKSDIESQTNSNTNLDNFDASSIMTGATDPKTAETFQESEITVESQTIEQKIKEDAQVIGEQKMQQEEVRNNQKEDITASVPEPTNDSLNGDNTQCTNDNADVRETNNHSSDNFKDDRRIGDVSVMLMENPTGKYDRSSVHGMSAEEGINQHQFQRKVTPGTLDKTGYLTEELHSNAEDSQLKTIEPGQDGNEIKIMRKTISNTVSLDASRETLKGPAKISYIEDSQARTDDKLLEAETGNDAENILPVDNEQVSPVQEDKTSRMIDIDTVHKTREGTANQAQLLTDTSAVLGNLDEVEVCNEDILIPSTYEEEKLACCRGQENQEMHQADLSGCEKDAVDSSESMLSVDVQTERGKINSPLCETGQKSLVSYQKGAKPIEQIANKSTSSLTSVLTEADEVPETKEAEHTNKIVAVENYSLSETTVLQGAQRTSSSYSGNNSRDVHEKPEPATSLCGSGNYSSLWKKGKFSPVTTDPTCLQTSKQKMATSLHQLSSPPFVIKSSLSPSDMASCPLNSDSEAVSTPSNTDDRQSYSLAKTRLTWSSPAIMRTNMIGRATSYSSRKDLDPLRMQPTKNINIATETPHVPYSHCHSSAQQLHQSLCHIVCATSLTSTVTSIDQKCTVPKSFGISQECTQEASNNRSLEIQEAVPRPGRPIFDKQSNGEDQEKTLSKQDPKPTTKVSKYPTLSFSFPNRPPIVIDQVHGGAGDAGGDVSLFSDEEGEEDMADDVASQINRIQNFLKKDRLKRAKLE; from the exons ATGGATATTTTGAAGTTAAGAGATCTTTTGATGGAACTAGTAGAAGAACTGAAGATTACCAGA GCTGAAGTGACAGAGAACGAAGATCGTATTCAGCAACTTGTGAACGAATGCCATGACAAAGAGAGAAAATTG GAAGAGGAAGCTCTCATGGCTCTGTCTCTAAGAGACAAACATATAGAGACTGAGGACATTTTGAGCAAAACATCGGATGATAAGATGAAACACCTTGAATCTGAAAAG TCTAAACTTCAGTTGGCTGTAGAGGGCtgggaaaaggaaataaaaacaatgaaagaagTGGTCAGAGCTTTAGAG CTGTCCAAGTACAACCAAGATAAAACGGTTCGAGAGCTGCAACACAGACTCCAAACCCAGGAAAGGAATAAGACGGCACATGCTGAACAGGTGCTAGATATCGATAATAAATGCAAGGGTCTTCAAAAAGACATGACATTTTATAGGGATGCACTGGGCATCCTTAAAAGGGAAG TCAGTGAAGCTGGTGTATTGAATATGAAGTTAACAGCAACCAACATTCATCAGAGTTGCGAGATATCCTCATTGAAAGAAGATCTTAATAAGAAACAACAAGACATCATAAAGCTACGTGCCCATGTCACTGGCATGCCAGACAAAGAGAGCAACAAGAGGGAGATGATCGAATTACAGATAGAAGAACTAACCAAAGAATTGAAACAG GTTGCACTTATAAACCAAGATTTGAAGACTCAGTATGAGGAGGGTAGACGAGCTAATCAG GTTACACAAGCACAGTTACAAGAATGCCAAGACCTGTTGCAACGGTTTATGACATCTACCGACGAGCTCAAAAAGAGAACTACCCAGCAAGAAACCCAAATAGCCACgctaatgaaagaaaataccgaTGTGTCAGAGCGACATTCAAGAGCAAAATCAGAAATCGCCGAGCTACGCCAAGTTATGAATGAACGGGACTCCAAGAAAAAAACCGAG GTCCTTAGACTggaagaggaaaatgaaaagatgAAGAACGACCTCAGTAAAGTTAGGAAAACTGTGCTTAATCTTGAAAATATCAACGCCAGTTGGGCATCTAAAAATCATGCCATTACAAAGGAAATGGAAGATTTGAAG ATGAAGCTAGAATCCTCGTCTGCCGAATTAGACAAGATGAAGCTCCCGATTCACAAGAGTGACATCGAAAGTCAGACTAATTCAAACACCAATTTGGACAATTTCGATGCAAGTTCTATCATGACAGGTGCCACGGATCCCAAGACTGCAGAAACATTTCAAGAGTCGGAGATTACTGTAGAATCGCAAacgattgaacaaaaaataaaggaagATGCCCAAGTGATAGGAGAGCAGAAAATGCAACAAGAAGAGGTGAGGAATAACCAAAAAGAGGATATCACTGCCAGTGTGCCAGAACCCACGAATGATAGCCTTAATGGAGACAATACACAATGCACAAATGATAATGCGGATGTGCGAGAGACTAATAACCACTCATCAGATAACTTCAAGGATGACAGACGTATTGGAGATGTGTCAGTGATGCTGATGGAGAACCCAACAGGCAAATATGATAGATCTAGCGTACATGGGATGTCAGCAGAAGAAGGCATTAATCAGCATCAATTTCAGAGAAAGGTTACTCCAGGTACTCTGGATAAGACAGGATACTTGACTGAAGAGCTGCACTCGAATGCTGAGGATTCTCAACTGAAAACAATCGAACCAGGACAGGATGGCAATGAAAtcaagataatgaggaaaacaATATCAAATACGGTCTCCCTCGATGCATCCAGAGAGACTTTGAAAGGTCCTGCCAAAATAAGTTATATTGAAGATTCTCAGGCACGTACGGATGATAAACTACTTGAAGCTGAGACAGGCAACGATGCAGAAAATATCCTGCCCGTGGACAATGAACAAGTTTCGCCGGTGCAGGAAGACAAGACATCACGCATGATAGATATTGATACTGTTCATAAAACACGAGAAGGTACTGCTAACCAAGCACAATTGCTTACTGATACATCTGCAGTATTGGGAAATCTGGATGAGGTTGAGGTTTGCAATGAAGATATTCTTATACCCAGCACCTACGAAGAAGAAAAACTTGCGTGCTGCAGAGGgcaagaaaatcaagaaatgcACCAAGCAGATTTGAGTGGATGTGAGAAAGATGCTGTTGATTCAAGCGAAAGTATGCTGTCAGTGGATGTACAGACTGAACGAGGAAAAATTAATTCACCTCTTTGCGAGACTGGTCAGAAGAGCCTTGTGAGTTACCAAAAAggagcaaaaccaattgaacaGATAGCAAATAAAAGCACGTCGTCTTTGACCTCAGTACTGACGGAAGCAGATGAAGTGCCTGAAACCAAAGAGGCAGAGCATACAAATAAGATAGTTGCAGTGGAAAATTATTCTCTTTCTGAAACTACTGTGCTCCAAGGTGCTCAGCGTACCAGCAGTTCATATTCAGGTAATAATTCCAGAGATGTACATGAAAAACCTGAGCCAGCTACAAGTCTCTGTGGATCAGGTAACTACAGCAGCTTGTGGAAGAAAGGAAAATTCTCTCCTGTCACGACAGATCCTACCTGCCTTCAAACATCCAAACAGAAGATGGCAACTTCATTGCATCAGTTGTCAAGTCCTCCATTTGTTATTAAGTCTTCATTATCTCCCTCGGATATGGCTTCTTGTCCTCTCAATTCAGACTCGGAAGCAGTGTCCACTCCAAGCAACACCGATGACCGTCAAAGTTACTCTCTGGCTAAGACAAGGTTGACTTGGTCATCTCCAGCCATAATGAGGACCAACATGATTGGAAGAGCAACATCATACTCATCAAGGAAGGATCTTGATCCGTTGAGAATGCAACCAACTAAAAATATCAACATCGCAACAGAAACGCCGCATGTACCGTATTCACACTGCCATTCGTCAGCCCAGCAGCTCCATCAATCGCTTTGTCATATTGTGTGTGCAACATCTTTGACGTCCACAGTCACATCGATTGATCAAAAGTGTACAGTACCAAAATCTTTTGGGATTTCTCAAGAGTGTACCCAGGAGGCATCCAATAATAGATCCCTTGAAATTCAGGAAGCTGTGCCAAGGCCCGGGAGACCCATCTTTGACAAACAATCTAACGGAGAAGACCAAGAGAAAACTTTATCCAAGCAG GATCCCAAACCAACTACGAAGGTTTCAAAGTACCCTACCTTATCGTTCAGTTTTCCAAACCGACCGCCTATCGTCATAGACCAAGTTCATGGAGGTGCCGGAGATGCGGGTGGAGACGTCAGTCTATTCTCAGATGAAGAAGGCGAGGAAGACATGGCAGATGATGTGGCTAGCCAGATCAATCGTATCCAAAATTTTCTGAAGAAGGACCGGTTGAAAAGGGCAAAATTGGAATGA